Genomic segment of Verrucomicrobiota bacterium:
CGTTGGCTTCGAGCGCGGGCACGAGCCACTGGCGCTTGCGCAAGAGCTCGGCGGCGATGTTCTCGACGCCCAGTTCGAGCAGCAGTTCCATGCAGGCTTTCAGGCCGACAAGCCCGGCGACGTTGTGCGAGCCGGCCTCGAACCGCGCCGGGCCGCTCCGGAACATGATCGCCTCCTGTGCGACGTAGTTCGGGCAGCGGACGTTGTTCCAGCCGAGCACGGGCGGGCGCAACCGCTCCTGCAGGTCCTTCTTCACGTAGAGAATGCCCGCGGCGCACGGGCCGAGCAGCCACTTGTGCGCGTCCGCCGCGAGGAAGTCCACGTGCTTCACCGGCGTCGGGAACGCGCCGAGCGTCTGGATGCCGTCCACGCAAAACAGGATGTTCCGCTCGCGCAGGCTGCGGCCGATGGCGTCGAGGTCGAGCCGCCAGCCCGCGACGAAGTGGCAGGAGGCGAGCGCGACCAGCCGTGTTTGCTCGTCCACCTGCCCCGCGACATCGAGCGGCCGGATGCGGCCGAGTTCGCGCGCGTTCAGCAACCGCACCTGCACGCCGCGGTCGGCCAGCGCCATCCACGGATACACGTTCGTCGGGTAGTCGTCGTGGTAGATGAGGACGTTGTCGCCCTTGCGGAACGGCAGGCTGGCTGCGACGAAGCTCAGCGCGAGCGAGGTCGGGCCGACGAAGGAAATCTCGTCCGGTTGCGCGCCGACGAGCCGCGCGGCGATGTCACGAGACTGGCGGAGGAGTTCGGGCAGGATCGTCTCCTGGTCGTCCTCGCTCGCGTTGAAGGCGTAGTGCGCCATCGCATCGGCGACGCGGCGGGGCAGCGGGCAGACGCCGGCGTGGCCGAGGAAAATCTTGGTTCGGGCGACGGGGAATTCTTCGCGACGGAGTTCCTCGCTGGAGAGGATTTCTGAAAGGGTCATTTCTCGTTGATGATGTTTCCGATGGTGTTCATGTAGCCGCCGGCCAGGGCGAAGATCATCTTGATGATCATGAGGGCGATGAAGGCGTAGACGACCCGCGGGGTCCATTCGGCCACGGCTTCCATTTTGCGCGTGCCTTCCTCCTGATGGTAGTCCTGCAGGCGGACGAGTGTGTCGTCCAACTGGCCGCTGATTTCGCCGGTGTGGTAGAGGTTCGCGAACATCTCGGGAATCTCGCTACAGTCGGGCAAGACTTCGCCCGGTGATTCGTCGCCCTGACTGACGCGCGGCAGCCACTTCTCGACGGCGCGGCCGAGCGCGGGCGAGCCGGCGGCCTTGGAGCCCATCTCCCAACTGTGCACGAGGTTCACGCCGGCGGAGAGCATCGCCTCGATGGACATGGCGAGCCGCGCGAGCGCAAGGTGCTTCCACGCCTGCCCCGCCAGATACAGCAGCCACGCGACGGCGGGGCCGACGAACAGCCAGTTCCAGAACCAGCCGTCCGCGCCGGGGACAACCGTCGAAAGCAGGAACAGGCCTCCCGCGACGACGAGATAAGTGACCGGGCTCCAGCGACAGGCTTTCTCGAGCAGTGCGCGCCAGAGTTGCCCCCAACGGCTCTGGCCTGCGAGCACCAGCGCGATGATGAGCGCGTAAGCGCAGACCAGCGGCGTGAGGGCTTGGATGAGATACTGGTCCGCCGTGATGGCTCCCTCGGGCCGGAGGAAGGCCGGCAGCGGGAAGATGAACACGGCCATGTGGAAGACAAGCGCCGGATACCACAGGCCGGAGAGGACCTTGCGAGCGAGGACGGCCCGCTGGTTGTAGACTTTTTCGAGGATGTGGAAGCACTGGTCGAGCCGCCCGGAGCGTTCGCCCGCCTCGATGAGCGAGAGGTCGAACGGCGCGAGCCAGCCGCGGGTCTGCCGGAGCCCGTCGATGAACGTGGAACCGAGCTGGATGGACTCCAGCACCGTGCCAATGGGCTTGCGGTCGCCGTAAGAAGGCGGGGACTTCTTGAGCATCTCCAGCGCCTTGACGAGCGGCACGCCCGCAACCGTCAGCGCGCGCGCCTGATGGTAAAGCTCGGCGCGGCTCGCGAGCTGGCCAGGCAGGAAAACGATTGCCACGTGGGAGAAAGTGCGCGAACCGGCCGTGGCGTGGCAAGCGCGGAGGGAGGGGGAACGGGCCGGTCTTCAGTTTTCAGTATTCAGACCCGGCGGTGTTTGCAACCGCCTGAACACTGAACTGTGCTTGCTTCCGGCCACCGCTCAAGCAGCGGCCTTGTCGAGGCTGGCCTTCAAGTCCTTCTTGGTCTTGAGGCCGACGGTTTGCTCGATCACCTCGCCGCCCTTGAAGAAGAGCAGGGCGGGAATGGCGTTGATGCGGTATTGGGCGGCGAGCATGCCGTTGTCGTCCACGTTGACCTTCCCAATCTTGACCTTGCCGGCGTATTCGCCCGCGAGTTCGTCGAGCACCGGCCCGAGCATTTTGCACGGTCCGCACCACTCGGCCCAAAAGTCCACGAGCACGGGCGTGGCGGACTTGAGCACTTCGGCGTCAAAGTTCGATTCGGTCAGGGTGACAATATTCGGAGCTGCCATATCAAGGGGATATCGATGGAGGTTGAAGCGGGTGAGACTTGGAACGCCCTGCTCGCGCCGGATCAGAATCCGATGTGCCGGACGAGGTTCCCCAAGGCCGCCGCGGCTGCGAGGAACGCGATGATGGCCAGCGCGATGTCCCACTTGCTGGCTTTGCCGGGGACTGCCACCGCAGCTTCCTTCTTCTCCTTGACCGCGCCCTTTTCACGGCTCGCGGCGGGCAGGACGACGGAGGCCTTCGAGGCGACCGTCGGGGCCGCGGTCTGTGCGACGGGGGCCATCGTGACGGCATCGGCGCCATCCGAGGGCATCACGGCGGGGGCCTCGGCTTTCGCCGCGCCCGGCTTGGCTGGCATCGTGGGCTTGGGCGGACCGGCAGGCCTGGCCGGAGCGGGCGTGTGCTGCAAAGTCACCATCTCCGCGGGGTTGGGAATTTTTACCGTCTTGCTCGCATCATCCACTTGGGGAACGACGAGGCTGATCGTGGGGCCGGACTGGGGAAGGTTGGGTTTCGGCGCGGCACTGGCGCCCAACGCCGGGGCCGGAGCCATCGCAGGCGCGCCTGGGGCGGGTCGAGGAGGGAGTTCGAGCCGGACGGTTTCCTTCGCAGCAGGTTTGGGAGGAAGTTCGAGACGCACAGTCTCTTTCGCCGTCGGTTTTGGCGGAAGGCTGATACGAACCGTCTCCTTCTTGGGCTGAACTTTGGATACCTCGGCCGGTTTTGGCGGGGCAGCTCCGGCCGGCATGTTCAGGTTGTCGGACATAGAGGAAGAATCTTGTGCTGCGGAAAGCTAGGGGTTGCGTGTTTACACTGTCAAACTCTTATTCCGCCATCGGGTTGCGTAGTTCGACGCACCGCTGGCCCGTTGGAAATCGTGTCGGAGATTCGTTAAATGCCATCGAGTCGTTGCCCGTCCACCTAGGCGTCGCTATGTTCCACTCATGCACGTGAACGCTCTCGCGCCGGCCCTCGCGTTGCTCTGGGTTCCCGGATTCCTCTGCGCCGCCACGCCCAAGACGGCCGCGGACGCGACAAAGTTACCCGCCCCTTCCCGTGTGGCGGCGGACTTCTCTCGCGACATCCATCCACTGCTCGCGAAGAACTGCTTCTCCTGCCACGGACAGGAGAAACAAAAGAACGGGCTGCGGCTCGACTTGAAGGCCGCCGCACTCGCGGGAGGCGACTCGGGCAAGGTCATCGTTCCCGGCAAGAGCGCGGAGAGCAAGCTGGTCCGCATGGTCGCTGGTCTGGTCGAAGGCGAACTCATGCCGCCGAAGGGCGCGCGACTCACCACAGCGGAGATCGGCAAACTGCGCGCCTGGATCGACGCCGGGGCGCCGTGGCCCGACCCCACGGACGGCACCGCGTCGCGGGGCCCTTCCTCCCCCGCGTCCCATTGGGCCTTCAAGCCGGCAGTCATCACGCCGCCTTCCAAACTGCGCGACGGCAAATGGACCGCGAACCCCATTGACCACTTCGTTCTCGCGCGCCTCGAGAAGGAGCGGCTCAAGCCCTCGCCCGAGGCCGACCGTTACACGCTGGTGCGCCGCCTCTCGCTCGACCTGCTCGGCCTGCCGCCGACGACAGAGCAGGTGCGCGAGTTCGTGAATGACGCCAGCCCAAACGCCTACGAGAAGCTCGTAGACCGTCTGCTCGCCTCGCCGCACTTCGGCGAACGCTGGGCACGCCACTGGCTCGACCTCGCCCGCTACGCCGACAGCGACGGCTACGAGAAGGACCGCCCGCGGCCGTTCGCCTACACGTATCGCGACTGGGTCATCCACGCCATCAACCGCGACCTGCCCTACGACCGCTTCAGCATCGAGCAACTCGCCGGCGACCTGCTCGACAAGCCCACGCACGAGCAACTCGTCGCCACGGGCTTTCATCGCCAGACCCTCACCAACACCGAGGGCGGCGTGGACCAGGAGGAATTCCGCTGCAAGGCCGTCGTGGACCGCGTCAGCACCACGAGCACCGTGTGGCTCGGCCTCACGATGGGTTGTGCCGAGTGCCACTCGCACAAATACGACCCGCTCTCGCAGCGCGAGTTCTTCTCGCTCTTCGCGTTCTTCAATAACGCGTCGGAGAAGGACATCAAGTCGCCGCAACACGACGAGCTCGCGGCATACGAGAAGGCGAAAAAATCCCACGATGCCGAGAACACGAAGCTCAAATCCGCGCTCGACGCCTACGTGAAGGCCGACCTGCCGCCGAAGTTCGCCGAGTGGCTCAAGACCGCGTCGCTCGACGCCGTGCCGTGGCGCCCCCTCGCCCCCGACAAGCTCTCCGCGAAGAACGGCACCACACTCAAGGCCGACAAGGAACAAGTCATCACCGCGAGCGGCGCGGCGCCGGCAAAGGAAACCTACACCGTCGAGGCCAAGTCACATGTGCGGCGCGTGACCGGCGTCCGCCTCGAAGCGATCGACGACCCCGACCCGAAGAAAGGCCCCGGCCGCCACAGCGACGGGAACTTTGTGCTCACGCATTTCACCGTGCAGGTGCAACTGCCCGGCGCGAAGGATGCAGTGGACGTGCCGCTGCAGAAACCGCTCGCGGATCACTCGCAGGCCAGGTTCCCCGTGGCCAACGCGCTGAAAGGGCTCGACACGTCCGGCTGGGCCGTCGCGCCGCAGATTCAGAAATCGCACGTGGCCGTGTTCGAGGCGAAGACGCCCCCCGACCTGCCCGAGGGCGCGCGGCTGATCGTCACGCTCGACCACCAATACAATTCAGGCTACACGCTCGGGCAGTTCCGGCTGTCCGTCACGGAGTCCGCGGGCCCGCTCAAGCCCGACTCCACGCCCGAGACCGTCGCGATGGCGCTCGCCGCAACACCCGACAAGCGCACACCGAAGCAGATCGAGGCGCTCTCGAAGTATTTCCGCGAGCAGGTGGACGCCGACGCGAAGACACTTCAAGCCGCGCTCGACGACCACACAAAGAAGTCGCCGGCTTTCCCCGCAACCACCGCCGCCGTCATCACCGAAGAACCCGCCGGCCGCAGGACGGCCATCCATCTGCGCGGTAACTTCCTCGACCGCGGCGCCGAGGTTCAGCCCGGCACGCCCGCGGTGCTCCATCCGTTCAAGGCGCGCGGGCCGAAACCCGACCGCCTCGACCTCGCACGCTGGCTATTCGACCCGGCGAATCCACTCACCGCCCGCGTCGCCGTCAACCACGTCTGGAAGGGCCTCTTCGGCCGCGGACTCGTGAGCTCGATGGACGACTTCGGCACTCGCGGCGAGAAACCCACGCACCCCGAACTGCTCGACTGGCTCGCGCTCACGTTCGGGTCGCCCCGGAATTCCACGGAAGCCAACAAAGGCAACGAAGGAGCCGCTTCCTTGACTTCGCCACCGTCTGTTCAAAATGGCCGCGGCATGGGCTGGAGCCGCAAGGAATTGGTGAAGCTCATCGCAATGAGCGCGACTTACCGGCAGGCCTCCGTCGTGCGGACCGACTTGCGCGACCGTGACCCGAACAACCTCCTGCTCGCCCGGCAAAACCGCCTGCGCCTCGAAGCCGAGACCGTCCGCGATTCCTACCTCGCCGCCAGCGGGCTGTTGAACACAAAAGTCGGCGGACCGAGCATCCGCCCGCCACTGCCCGCGGACATCGCCGCGCTCGGCTACGCCAATTCCGTGAAGTGGACCGAGAGCCCCGGCACCGAGAAGAACCGCCGCGGCCTCTACATCTTTTTCCAGCGCACCGTGCCGTATCCCATGCTGATGACCTTTGACGCGCCCGACTCGAACTCGACCTGCACGCGTCGCGAGCGCAGCAACACGCCGCTGCAGGCGCTCACGCTCCTCAACGACCCGGTCTTCTACGAATGCGCTCAATCACTCGGCCAGCGCATGGCCGCGCTCGACACCGCCGACCCGTTCGAGAAACTGCGCCACGGCTTCCAGCGCTGCTTCGGCCGGCTGCCGAACGCCGAAGAGTTCGCGTTGCTCGCGAGGGTTTACGACTCCCAGCTCAAGCTCGCGCAATCCAACGCCGAGAACGCCGCGAAGATTGCCGGTGGCAAGAAGGACGACCCGGCCGTCGCCGAGAAAGCCACCTTCGTCGCGCTCGGCCGCGTGATGCTGAACCTGGATGAATTTGTGACCCGCGATTGAGGCGAACGACGTGAACCAGATCTCGAAAGCAGCAGCGTCCTCATCAGCAACCGGATTCAGCCGGGCGTCAGACCGTCACTCGCCATGAACCGCAATCCCGACGTGTCCCCAACGGACATCGCCACGCTCACGCGTCGCGATTTCCTCGCCACGAGCGCCACCGGCCTCGGCACGCTCGCACTCGCCACGTGCCTCCAGCGCGACGGCCTGCTCGCCGCCGGACCGAGCCGCTCCGACCCGCTCGCGCCGCGCCCGCCACACGTCGCACCGCGCGCCAGGAACTGCATCCTCATCTACTTCGAGGGCGCGCCGAGCCACATCGACCTCTTCGACCCGAAGCCCAAGCTCAACGAGATGAACGGCCAGAAGCTGCCGGATGAAATGCTCGAGAAGGTCCGCTTCGCGTTCATCAAGAAGGACGGCGTGCGCCTGATGGGCAGCCCGCGCAAGTTCACGCCGCACGGCCAGTGCGGGATGGAACTCAGCGACCTGCTGCCGCACATCGGCTCCGTCGCGGACGACATCTGCCTTGTGCGCTCAATGCACACCACCCAGTTCAACCATCATCCCGGCCAGCTCATGATGAACTGCGGCTCGCCGCTCTTCGGCCGGCCCACGCTCGGCTCGTGGCTCGCCTACGGGCTCGGCAACGAATCACAAAACCTCCCCGCCTACGTGGTGCTGCACGCGGGGCGCGGCTCCAGCGCGGGCGCGAGCGCGTGGACGAGCGGATTCCTGCCGAGCACTTATGCGGGAGTGATCTTCCGCAACCAGGGTGACCCGGTGCTGAACCTCTCCAACCCGCCGGGCTTCACCGACGAGATGCAGCACCTCGGCCTCGATGCCATCGGCGACTTGAACCGGCTCCGCCACACATACGTCGCCGACCCGGAGATCGCCTCGCGCATCGGCGCCTACGAACTCGCCGGCCGCATGCAGGCCGCGATGCCCGAGCTCATGGACATCTCAAAGGAATCGCAGGCCACCCTCGACCTCTACGGCGTGGGCCGAAAGTCCCGCGAGAATCCCGGCGGGCGCGGCGGCGGGCCGGAGACTTACTCGACCTTCTCGCGCAACTGCCTCCTCGCGCGCCGCATGATCGAGCGCGGCACGCGCTTCGTGACGCTGTTGCACGCGTCGTGGGACCATCACAGCAATATCAACCAGGAACTCCCGTTCTGCGCCGGCATGGCGGACCAGGCCATCGCCGGCCTCGTGAAGGACCTCAAGCACCGCGGCATGCTCGACGACACAATGGTCATCTGGGCCAGCGAATTCGGCCGCACACCGCTCGGCGAAAACCGCGGCGACTCGCCCAACGTCACCGGCCGCGACCATCATCCCTTCGCCTTCTCCATGTGGCTCGCCGGCGGCGGCATCCGGGGCGGGCAGGTCATCGGCGAGACGGACGAAATCGGCTGGGGCATCACGCGCGACCCGGTCAGCGTCCACGACCTCCACGCGACGGTGCTGCGGCAGTTCGGCTTCGACCACGAACGGCTCACCTATCGTTTCCAGGGCCTCGACTTCAAGCTCACCGGCGTCGAGGGCGCGAACGTCGTGCACAAGATGATCGCGTGAGGCGCGGCCACTTTGAGTCTCGCAAGCCGCGAGGCCCCTCCGCTACAACCTGCGCGTGATGGACCGCCGCGCGTCTCACGAAGCCCGGACTCCCGGGCGCTGCTCGATCGTCATCCCCGCGCGCAACGAGGCCGGCAATATCGAAGCCGCGGTTCTTCGCACTCCCGGGATGGGCCTCGGCACCGAGATCATTTTCATCGAGGGACATTCGAAGGACAATCCGTGGGACGAAATCCAACGCGTGAAGGCAAACTTCCCGGAGCGCGACATCCAGGTGCTCAAGCAGCAGGGCCGCGGCAAGGGCAGCGCCGTGCGCGAGGCGTTCGCCACGGCGACAGGCGACCTGCTGTTCATCCTCG
This window contains:
- a CDS encoding DUF1549 domain-containing protein gives rise to the protein MHVNALAPALALLWVPGFLCAATPKTAADATKLPAPSRVAADFSRDIHPLLAKNCFSCHGQEKQKNGLRLDLKAAALAGGDSGKVIVPGKSAESKLVRMVAGLVEGELMPPKGARLTTAEIGKLRAWIDAGAPWPDPTDGTASRGPSSPASHWAFKPAVITPPSKLRDGKWTANPIDHFVLARLEKERLKPSPEADRYTLVRRLSLDLLGLPPTTEQVREFVNDASPNAYEKLVDRLLASPHFGERWARHWLDLARYADSDGYEKDRPRPFAYTYRDWVIHAINRDLPYDRFSIEQLAGDLLDKPTHEQLVATGFHRQTLTNTEGGVDQEEFRCKAVVDRVSTTSTVWLGLTMGCAECHSHKYDPLSQREFFSLFAFFNNASEKDIKSPQHDELAAYEKAKKSHDAENTKLKSALDAYVKADLPPKFAEWLKTASLDAVPWRPLAPDKLSAKNGTTLKADKEQVITASGAAPAKETYTVEAKSHVRRVTGVRLEAIDDPDPKKGPGRHSDGNFVLTHFTVQVQLPGAKDAVDVPLQKPLADHSQARFPVANALKGLDTSGWAVAPQIQKSHVAVFEAKTPPDLPEGARLIVTLDHQYNSGYTLGQFRLSVTESAGPLKPDSTPETVAMALAATPDKRTPKQIEALSKYFREQVDADAKTLQAALDDHTKKSPAFPATTAAVITEEPAGRRTAIHLRGNFLDRGAEVQPGTPAVLHPFKARGPKPDRLDLARWLFDPANPLTARVAVNHVWKGLFGRGLVSSMDDFGTRGEKPTHPELLDWLALTFGSPRNSTEANKGNEGAASLTSPPSVQNGRGMGWSRKELVKLIAMSATYRQASVVRTDLRDRDPNNLLLARQNRLRLEAETVRDSYLAASGLLNTKVGGPSIRPPLPADIAALGYANSVKWTESPGTEKNRRGLYIFFQRTVPYPMLMTFDAPDSNSTCTRRERSNTPLQALTLLNDPVFYECAQSLGQRMAALDTADPFEKLRHGFQRCFGRLPNAEEFALLARVYDSQLKLAQSNAENAAKIAGGKKDDPAVAEKATFVALGRVMLNLDEFVTRD
- a CDS encoding DUF1501 domain-containing protein, coding for MNRNPDVSPTDIATLTRRDFLATSATGLGTLALATCLQRDGLLAAGPSRSDPLAPRPPHVAPRARNCILIYFEGAPSHIDLFDPKPKLNEMNGQKLPDEMLEKVRFAFIKKDGVRLMGSPRKFTPHGQCGMELSDLLPHIGSVADDICLVRSMHTTQFNHHPGQLMMNCGSPLFGRPTLGSWLAYGLGNESQNLPAYVVLHAGRGSSAGASAWTSGFLPSTYAGVIFRNQGDPVLNLSNPPGFTDEMQHLGLDAIGDLNRLRHTYVADPEIASRIGAYELAGRMQAAMPELMDISKESQATLDLYGVGRKSRENPGGRGGGPETYSTFSRNCLLARRMIERGTRFVTLLHASWDHHSNINQELPFCAGMADQAIAGLVKDLKHRGMLDDTMVIWASEFGRTPLGENRGDSPNVTGRDHHPFAFSMWLAGGGIRGGQVIGETDEIGWGITRDPVSVHDLHATVLRQFGFDHERLTYRFQGLDFKLTGVEGANVVHKMIA
- a CDS encoding aminotransferase class V-fold PLP-dependent enzyme — translated: MTLSEILSSEELRREEFPVARTKIFLGHAGVCPLPRRVADAMAHYAFNASEDDQETILPELLRQSRDIAARLVGAQPDEISFVGPTSLALSFVAASLPFRKGDNVLIYHDDYPTNVYPWMALADRGVQVRLLNARELGRIRPLDVAGQVDEQTRLVALASCHFVAGWRLDLDAIGRSLRERNILFCVDGIQTLGAFPTPVKHVDFLAADAHKWLLGPCAAGILYVKKDLQERLRPPVLGWNNVRCPNYVAQEAIMFRSGPARFEAGSHNVAGLVGLKACMELLLELGVENIAAELLRKRQWLVPALEANGWSVLHAKAPRENAGAILSLHRKDADVAAVHKQLAAANIVTSLRADRTGRQYLRLSPHCYNTDDELRRVLEML
- the trxA gene encoding thioredoxin produces the protein MAAPNIVTLTESNFDAEVLKSATPVLVDFWAEWCGPCKMLGPVLDELAGEYAGKVKIGKVNVDDNGMLAAQYRINAIPALLFFKGGEVIEQTVGLKTKKDLKASLDKAAA